The genomic DNA tttCCATTTTGGAACACGAGGGCTACAGGACAAAGACCTAATCGGGTAATGTGCAGCAGGTTGTAGACCCCAGcacgcacccccccccccgacccgcCCACATGAGCCACATACAGACTGATAGGGGTCATcacaataaaaactaatgaataTAACAAATAACACGAAAAAACACCCATACAATTAAATATGAATTCTTAAATATTACTGGCCCCCTCTTTGTGATGAAACAGctcaaaatgacaaatgttgcaaaaatagtaaattattaaattaattaatattaccAGCACCCACTATTGTTAATCTAatgaacataaaaaacatcaaagaagTAAATGTAGCCATCTCTCCAGGATGTACCGTTACGTCTCAAAAGTTTTCatccctcgtgtcgtcttcccatcaaaattgaaaatcaacacttctgttgacgcttttttaatcaattttttaactttttttacgtttttgtccctttttttccaatatttgtcactttttttgacgttttcaacactacgtaacactaacttagaTACTCACTAactggaatttatggtcaacaaacctcatttataagaaattatacctaatgtttgagttagaaaagcagaaattaggaattattgagactaaaatgaaaggaatggatgttgatgataatcacagactggaatatgtcaacttatactcaatactatttcaaaaccacttcagtttgttttacaatgctataaaattgaataagcgGAAACCTACAGGAAAACGGGTCATTTTGAGAACATGAGGGTTAGACGTGTATATAAAACATAAGAGTCCATCTTTCTAACAGCTTACCTTCTCCTGGTCGACGCAGACTGGACACAGACAGACCTCCCCTTCAGAAGATAAACCAGAGGAACTGCCCTTTGGCTCtgtttgtcctctgtctctgggtTTGTcctgccgccccccccccctcccctccacgCTGTGTAATCATGTTTCATGCTGACTCACCACATATTGAGGCTGAAGCAGGTAAACACACAAGCCTTGAACCCAGCAGCAGTTTAACCCCCCAGGACAGATGGATTCCAACATGTTGTAAGTGCACACAGCTCGATGGCTTCCTGGacggggggggacggggggtgTTCTTAGCATGCAGGCTGCAGGAAACTCCCTGACCCAGCATGCATGAGTTCACAGCAGCACGACTGGGTTCTGCAACATGTGTGAGTTGGTGTGAGAATAAAACTGATCTACTCCAGTGagttgtttcagtgaaactaaacGTGGTCGTGAGCAGTGGTGTTGGTTGAGCCAGAAGACAACAGGTCACACACACTGGACATGACTGGTCCCCAGGAAGCACATTCAGGTTTTAAAGGAGTTTAATGTTGACGTTTCAAGTTAGTTGTCACATACTATTATTTCAATCATGTCTCTAGCCCTTTAGAAAGGGAGACCCCATCAGGATGCTGCATAAGCCCCACAATGTCATAACTGGTACGTACAAGTCTGTGAGTAGGACAAATCATGAGTGTGTCTAGGtctttactccttacatttgacccattaaaaaaaaaaaaaattgcccaTCTTTCCAATTTTTTGTGATTACCCTTCAGTTCCAAATTCTTAGTTTAACTATTCCTACTCATTCAAGCAGTAACATGGCATCATACAGCATTCACTCTAGTTGGGGCCAGGCTACCTTAAacatcaaaaatgttataacatATTATTGGCCACAATGTCTAATCCATCCAAGGTAGACTGACAACCTGTCAGGTCAAGGATCTGTACTAATGGAAGTACTTTACGATTTAACTACTGGCACAATGATTCAGAAAGAGGAAAGATGCGGTTGAGCTCcattgtgtatatgtataatatttTCTCTTCaagatgtacaaaaaaaaactcaagcaaAAGACAAACATTTGACTCCTTTAGTTATGAGATGCAACAGCTGAGCTGGACCCAGAGAGACCATCAGACGGTCGGGTTGAGGATCTTGCCCATGAAGAGGATCTTCTCTGCATTGCGTTCAGTGATGAGGACCATGAACGGACGGTTGAACTTCACGGGGTCATTGATAGACGTCACTCCGACTGAGACGCCTGTGGCGGCGGCAGCGGTGGCGCCGGTCTCGTCCACGTCCAGCGTGGCTTGGTGGACAACCTGCAAAGCAGAGTCAGTGAGACGACAGACGGAGGACTGTGAAATAAAACAGTCTGTTACTTACATCTGAGACGGACAGTCCCTGCTCCGCTGAAATGCCTCTGAAGTTTGCACGGTCACTGAACATGTCCGTCATTCCCATTTCTGACAGCACATCGTTCAGGTTGTATGAAGTCTTGATGGAGAACTTGGGAATATATACATTTTGTCTCCTGAAacatatggggggggggggggggggaagacagaCATTCAGTGAAGCCACTAGGGAACAAGCTTCATTTAGTCCAAGCAGAGTACCTTATTCAGTGTCAAACCTCCCACATATATAACCATTAAAGTCCAGATTCTACCAACCTGGGCTCGGCCATCATCCAGTTGGAGACGTGGTCTGGGGAGATGCCGTTCTCCAGCGTTGCCATGACGTCCGGCATCATCAGCAGCATGGAGTAAGAGCTGGTGAAGGGGAGTACAAGGACCATCGTGTTCAGCTCGTGGTCTTGGTAGGTGCGGAAACCAGTCTCCACATTCATCATGAGGACCGGAACCTGGACCATGACAAGTTAACATGGAGACACAGAACAAACGATGCTTCATTGGACTGGGATCCATGCAGCCCTGTATTGTTAAAAACTAATTAGGGCGTTACAACTATCAGGTTGCCCCAACTTTGAcatgaaaaatgtatatatctTTTGTAAATCAATTCCCAATAGACCCCCGCTCCCGGTGTTAATTACTGAGACTCAAATCATTTCCACCAAATAAAGACTGAACTCTGAACCTTTGTATTCTCGTCCACGTGGAAGTCGTCCTGCTCGGTGAGGTTAGGGTCAAACTGAGTGGCCCAAGTTCCTGTTAACAGAAATAATACACAACCTTTGGTTTGATACGTGCAACTTAACCTCAGAATATGTGAGCAGATCTTCATTTGTGAAGATATCACAGACAGACTGGACCTCATCCCAGGACCTTCTTACCTTTGTAGTAGATGTAGCTGAGGAGATACATAACGGTGTTCGGATCCAGGTTTTCCACCAGCTTGTCAACCTTCCCATTGGTCTTCTCCTCCACGTACTTATTGATGGTATCTGCACTTTCTGTGGTTTTGGTGAAGTCCACGTTGAACCCCTCTGTGAAGTACGACTGCTTCAGGGTCTGCAGGAACTCCGGCTTTGGCTTGAAGCGGTTGTCCACGAACACGGCGGTCCCTTTGCTGGCGTCCCCCTGGGATGGGTTGTTGGCTCCCTGGAGGAGCGTCTGGAAGGCCTGGTCCACATCTGTCTGGGTCAGGGGTGCGGTGGTGAAACCAAGACCATTGAAAAGCTGGCGGTGCGTCTCCCCCTGCGCTCCCACGGACAACGCAGCCAAGGCGGTGGACACGCAGAAAGGGGAGAAGAAGATATTCTGTCCCTGTAAGTCAGCGTGAGCTGCTAGCTTCCTGTAGAGGCTGAAGGAAAACTCCTGGTTGGCGTCATTCACCAGGGAGACGCTGTTGGCGCTCGCTACGCAGATCACCGCTGAGAGGACCCAGAGAACCACGGCTGTAcgcatcctcatcatcatcatcatgaacTAAGACAAAAGATTACAAGTTCAGCTCCATGGTTTTAAGGAGGAAACGGATTGGAGGGAGTTTCTGAAGTTCAGTATAATGTGAAGCTGATGAGGACTGATAAGTTACTCTTAAAGAAATCTGACTAAAGGCCGGTATTCATCAAGATGGACAACAATACTCATCAAACCTCTTACCAAAACTTAATATGCAAAACTTGAGAATCCCCCCGAACAATACCCCCAGTCCCGACTCAGAAAGACCGCCTGGCTTCTTACCTCTCGACCAGAGAAACAACTCGATGCTAATTAGCTCGACCAACTGGTGAATACCAATTAGCCGTAAAGTAACTGAAGTCTAACTCAAACTGTGGACGTGAGGGTGGAGAGAGCAatgaccagaactgaacctccAGCCCTCTTTAAAGGACAGAGAGACAATCAACCTAATGTGGACCAGGTGTAGACCAGCAATCAAGCTAATGTGGACCAGGTGTAGACTAGCACACGTCTTCCTGCCTCCTACCAGCTCACATGAGTGGGAGGGGTCATCAccattgtattgtgtgtgtgcgtgattgtgtgtgtctgtctgtgtgagtatgtgtctgtttgtcaAGGCTTATTATCTTGGTTTTGTGAAATAGCCAtctggtgagtgtgtgtgtgtgtgtgtgtgtgtgtgtgtgtgtgtgtgtgtgtgtgtgtgtgtgtgtgtgtaattaagtGTGTAACAGGCCGTGCCATCCCATGCTGCAGATCAGATGGAAACTGGAAGTCCCGCCCAGTTCCTGGAAGAGGAAGCCGATTGGTGCGGCATGCTCAACTGACGAACCAATCAAGGAGAGCCACTGAAGTCTTCCACCAATTAAAGAGcctgattggctgcagctgcCAGACCAAGAAACTAGGCTCGTTCGAGGTGatccaggtctgcgcagaatcgatcaccggcgatcggcgcccgttgcatgccggttagatttgtgtccgacttgatcccgacttgctctgacgtcatgcacacgtgggcaacggaaatctcacgagagcgaggcggccgcagttctgagacgcaggcggcgcagttgcttttcaccgactgcaagagccaggcggacccagagcatgctgggaaacgccggcttctcagctgatttaacacctgattggtttacaacatgatgacgttttatataaactttttattgtttttgaatcggagcgattttaattgctatttgtctgatttaaagacttattctgtccagaacacatgttgaggctgatagttacgtttagaagtcaaagagataaatccgttcagatcacggatcatctccagtctgttgtttattaaaatcagcaacaggtcgcatgtagagcactttgccagctactctgtcataactaaaacaactggagactgtgtaccagctggtatgtgggtctgattatattttattaaatcggaatcgcaccacagtgttttcatcacttcctgtccagcctgaaggagctggaatcggctggaaactgtccgactttaccgaagctttctgtcaccgcccccccccccccccgctgctgccgcctgctctcgtccactttacaggcgaggcgcagttcatctcgaacgagcctactatGTGCATACTGGGCAATAGCAGCAATGACTATTGTTTCTCATACTTATTGTtattttggctgttttttgtcccgctactagtcccggagcgttgtcaacacgcacacacacaatacatcaaAACGTGTGTAATGATCAGGAATGGGGGGCTATGACTTTTCAAAGAGATTTGCTGCGTGGTTTTcacaaaatctgcaaaaaaggtaaacattttctcatagactttGATTGGAATTTTTCACAAAATTGCTCCAAACCCAAAAAACTCAaccccccccctctttgggaccgtgctgtaccgccatactttaacgtagaaacatgattaaaagtttaaaccaaaGACAAGACGTTGGcctttattgggctgaatggacGTTCAGAAGTTCTGCCACAAACACACCTATCATGAGACAGCTCCCTGGAGGCCATGTTGTCCTCTCTTTGCTGGACATGTCAAAGTAAAGTCAACTCAGATCAGCTGTTACTAATGATATTAACTATAGACCTGTGGTGACCACGGCCTTTACTCAACCATTGTccatcaccatagcaacagagggagagaagagggagaagtGGTGTCATTGGTCAACTAACGTGTCATGGACTAACTGACCAACTGACTCCTGACCTCAACACTACCAGCTGTTTCCAGAGACGAGACATGAAGAGGAAGGAGAAGTGGTATTGGTCAGCTACCCGGTCACAATGGACCACACCCACCAGGCTCCATGTAAGTAAACACTCATTTTAGCATCTTAACACACTTCAAAGTCTACAGAAACCAAATCAAACTATGAAAAGCTCTTTTCAGTCGTCGCTACACTTTTCCCACCATGAAAAACTCCAGTATTGGTGTAACACATTTTACATGTGAAAAACGTTTGCGCTATATTCAGTACTTTTATAAATGAAGTCTGGTTTTGCACTAGCTACATCAGCAGTTTCTGGAAAAATGAACATCTTATAGAAAgatctttacattttaaacttcTCGACATTCATTCCAAATTAACCCAGTCTCACTTTAACTAGTCCTATTAGTTCTTGGTCATTGAAGCATCATACAGCAGTCACACTAGTTATGTCCTGCCAACTTACTAACATTTTTATTAGCCTCAACATCTAAACCCACTAAGGTAGACTGACCCAAGCGTTGAGGTGGTTGAAGTTTCTGGAGAAAACACAAGTCCATCAGAACTCACCAGTCCAGTTTCCAAACCAATTGTCCTGCCTAAAGTACTTTCAtactttatgtactgtatgtattcatTATACTCCAACTTAAGTAAAATTATCCGTgcattacttgagtaaagattTTTATACCCAGAGTTGTTCATAAAGTGGCCATCACGGTCAACCTTATTGTATTTCTATAATCTGATCCGTTATTGATTACCAATATGTTGATCATACATTATATAACATTTCAACTGTCAAAGCAAGAGACCAAAATGTTTTTGACTCCTTTATTCATGAGATGCAACAGCTGAGCTAGGACACAAAGACCATCAGAGGGTCGGGTCGATGATCTTGCCCATGAAGAGGATTTTCTCCGTGTTAAATTCAATGATGATGACCATGAACGGACGGTTGAACTTCAACACAGGGGCCCCGATGGACGTCAGTTCAGGTCTGGCTGCTGAGACGGCTGTCGCCTCGGCGCCGGTCTCGTCCACATCCAGCGTCGCTTGGTGCAAAACCTGCAACGCAGAGTCAGTGAGACGACAGGCGGATGAATGTGTGAAGTCAAACAGTCTGGTTTCTTACCTCTGAGACGAGCAGTCCTCGCACCTCGGAAATGCCTCTGAAGTTTGCACGGTCACTGAACATGTCCGTCATTCCCATTTCTGACAGCACATCGTTCAGGTTGTAGGAAGTCTTGATGGAGAACTTGGGAATATATACATTTTGTCTCCTGAAacatatgggggggggggagacagacacTCAGTGAAGCCACTAGGGAacaagcttcatttggccatcaggGCCTTAAACAAGGatctgctgttaaaaaaaaaaaaacctgactcAGACCATTCTTAGTGattgacaacattatgggatggatcccacAGAGATATACCTtctagttaaagagtaagatccttttagtttaacatgacaAGAaatcaccagactccatgtaaataatcactacttttagcgtgtatagagcagcatatctccacatgtaaatgggtacattaagagtttattccaaccagaccagagtggttgGTGAACAGTGGCAAGATGAATCAAGACGGCCTAAACCAGAACTACAAACCAGCGAACAACTATAGACAATTAACCTACAATGGTTTCCTGTTCTTACCAAATGGGACATGAGCCCCGGTCTCTTGGGTGAGTCCTAAAGTACCTTATTCAGTGTCAACCTCCCACATATTGAAGCATAAAAATCCAGATTCTACCAACCTGGGCTTGGTCTCCATCCTAGCCTTCAACCATTTAGAGACGAGGTCCTGGGAGATATTGTCCTCCAGCGTTGCCATGTCGTCAGGCATCATCAAGAGCATGGAGTAGGAGCCGGTGAACGGGAGTTGAAGGATCGTGGTCTTCAGCTTGAGGTCTCGGTAGGTGCGGAAACTTGCCTCCATATTCATCATGAGGACCGGAACCTGGACAGTAACAATTTTAAACATGAAGACAGAATGAACGATGAGTCATTGGACCGGGACGCCTGCAACCTGGTCTCGTCAAAAACTCATTAGGGTGTTACAACTATCAGTTTGCCCCCAAATGGGCATGAAACTGTCGTACGTTTCATAATTTAATTCCCCCATCAGGCTCCTGCTTCAGGTCTGGCTACTACTGTGACGCAAGATTTCTTCAAAATAAAGACTGAACCTGTGTGTCGTCGTCCACGTGGAAGTGGTCCTGCTCGGTGAGGTTAGGGTCAAACCGAGTCGCCCACGTTCCTGTTAAACCATGAgcagaaataaaacaacttttggtTTGATATGTGCAACATAACCTCAGAACATGTGAGCAGATCTTCCATTATGACATCATATCACAGACAGACTAGAcctgaacccaggaccttcttaCCTTTGTAGTAAATGTAGCTGATGAGATACATGACTGTGCTTGGATCCAGGTTTTCCACCAGCTGGTCAATCTTCCCGTTGGTCTTCTCCGCCACGTACTCATTGATAGTTTCAGCACTTTGTTCGGCTTTGGTGAAGTCCACGTTGAACCCGTCTGCGTAGTACGACTGCTTCAGGGTCTGCAGGAACTCTCGCTTTGGCCTGAAGCGGTTGTCCAGGTACACGGCGGTCCCTTCACTGGAGTCCCCCTGGAATGGGTTGTTGGCCCCCTGGAGGAGTGTCTTGAAGGCCTGGTTCACATCTTTCTGGGTCAGGGAGTTGCTGAAGCCCAGACCATTGAAAATCTGGCGGAGCGTCCTCCCCTGCGCTCCCACGGACAACGCAGCCAAGGCGGTGGACACGCAGATCGGGGAGAAGAGGATGTTCTGTCCCTGGGAGTCGGCGTGAGCTGCTAGCTTCCTGTAGAGGCTGAAGGAAAACTCCCGGTTTGCGTCATTCACCAGGGAGACGCTGTTGGCGCTCTCCACGCAGATCACCGCTGAGAGGACCCAGAGAACCACGGCTGTACGCATCATCATCATGAACTAAGACAAAAGATTACAAGTTCAGCTCCATGGTTTTAAGGAAACTGATTGTACTGGAGGGATTTTCAGGAGTTCAGTATAATGTGACTGAGGAGTACGTGGGCTGTTAAATTACTCTTAAAGAAATCGGAGTAAAGGCCGATATTCATCATGTTATTTAAGTACATGCACTTTTGTACCACCAACTATCCTATTATAATTTCATATTCAGTATCCtagtatttaatttatagtCTGTGCAAGTgactttgctgctgtaacatttGACGTGAGCAAAACCCTTTGAACCCCCTGAACAGGATTCACCTCTCTGCCTAACCCAGGAAAAACTCAATGAACATTGACCGTCATTACTCACTTCACACCATAGGAAGTTAGAGAAATAAGCTAAACAAGACCACAGATACTCATCAAACCCCTTACCAAAACTTAAAACTGTACAAAACATGTGAATCTCCCTAAACAATTGCCCCAGTCCTGACTCAGAAAGACCCAACTCTTACCTCTCGACCAGAGAAACAACTCGATGCTAATTAGCTCGACCAACTGGTGAATACCAATTAGCCGTAAAGTAACTGAAGTCTAACTCAAACTGTGGACGTGAGGGTGGAGAGAGCGatgaccagaactgaacctccAGCCCTCTTTAAAGGACAGAGAGACAATCAAGGTAATGTGGACCAGGTGTAGACCAGCAATCAAGCTAATGTGGACCAGGTGTAGACTAGCACACGTCTTCCTGCCTCCTACCAGCTCACATGAGTGGGAGGGGACATCaccattgttttgtgtgtgtgcatgattgtgtgtgtctgtctgtgtgagtatgtgtttgtttgtcaagGCTTATTATCTTGGTTTTGTGAAATAGCCATCTGGGGCCTGTTACacaaaactaggataagggattaagccgggatattcaagttaccCTGGATGAATTTATCTTGGActtggttgcacaaaaccagattGACTTAAACCCAGCccagtaaccatggagatttattctttgcggctagcctggtacAGAGCAGGCCAACAGCCGGGCCCACAGCCGGGCCCACAGCCGGGCCCACAGCCGGGCCCACAGCCGGGCCCACAGCCGGGCCCacagccgggccaacagccgggccaacagccgggccaacagccgggccaacagccgggccaacagccgggccaacagccgggccaacagccgggccaagattaatcctggagtctcatgtgtcaaatcagctgccgtctgatcccagataaacgtgtttaacagttattccgttgtcttctgcatgtgttctgctttatttttattaacatgcattagcctacttgtcactattgttgttgctagtttaatttaaaccctactacagctgtttagatgttagaaatggttgcactggcaccctgatgcggagcgggacttttcccggtgggacggtagtgtgtcaaggctgcctggcgtgcgtcCGCTGCCcagtgcccggtggccggtgcccggtggccggtggccggtgCTCGAAACCCGTCAGGTCCAGGTGCTTTCCCACTCTGCATAGAGCTTATTGCCTGTGATATTTCAGCATTTGTTATGGGGGCATCGAGGAAAGCTCGGTCTTCTGTACTAATTTTTGGTAATTCCAGGCCATTTAGAAAGATTTAATTTCGTCTGTGCTCACGGAGGTTTGCGATGTGTAAAGTTCCTCATAGTATGCCTCTGACGAAAGACTAATTTCAGGAATTGCCCTACGTGCTGCTGCCTTTCTAAGTTGATGACACAGTAATTTTCCTGCTTTTTCGCCGTGTTcatagtatgattgttttgttttatgtagtAACCGTTCTGTCTGTTTTATGGAAAGGTTATTATATTCTGTTTGCAGCAATAACCGTTTTTTATAGAGATCAGGAGTAAAATCCTGAGCTAAACCGTTGTCAGTGTCTGATATCTGTTGGGTTAATTCTATAAGATGTTtggtttgttcttttttcttgtgAGCCGCATATGAAATAATCTGTCCTCTAAGATAGGCTTTGAGTGACTCCCATATAGTGGTAAATGACATTCCAGGGGTGCTGTTGATCTCTAGGTAAAGGTCAATTTGGTCCGAAATTAGTTTATGAAATGACCTATTTGCTAGCAAAAGTGTGTCAAGTTGCCATGAGCGCTGAGGCGTGGGATTGTTTGGGAATGCCATGTCTAACTGGACAGGGCTGTGGTCGGAGATCACTATGGCGTGGTACTGGCAGTTAGTTACCAAGGAGATGGTCCTGTCGTCAATCAAATGAAAATCAATTCTCGAGTATGAAAGATGAACTggtgagaaaaaagaaaactgtctgGTAGTGGGATTGGAGTGTCTCCAGGGATCGAATAACTTGTAGGATTGCATGATCGACAACAATAGCGCACTTGATTTAGAGACAGATTAACTTTGCCTGGTGCTAGACTTGTCTAGTGATGGCTGTAGAGTACAGTTGAAGTCTCCCCATAATATTGGCAAATGTGAATTAAGATCAGGGAGTTTACCAACGAGGCTAGAAAAGAACTGAGGGTTGTCCCAGTTGGGACCATAGAGATTGACCAATGCAACTAAGTTGCCAAATAACTTCCCTGTCACAATGATAAAGCGGCCCTTATTATCTGGTATTTCATTGCCAGACACAAATGGAACACCTTTCCTTATTAGTATCGCCGCCCCCCTGGACCTATCACCATTGTTTGAGTGGAAAATCTGGTCGATCCAGCCTTTCTTCAGATTATTGTGCTCAGTATCCCGGAGGTGGGTCTCCTGAAGAAACATAATATCTGAACCCAGTGATTTTAAGTGAGTAAAAACCCTGCTGCGTTTGATAGGATGTTGTATCCCTCTAATATTCCAACTCATAAATCTGATTGAACCCAAGGTTGTGGTATTAGCCATTCTCTAGATCGGGGGTTCCCAAAAccttcagcccacgacccccaaggtaacggtgcaagtgacttgcgacccccccactataaacgtatataaacattgcgcgcaaccgc from Etheostoma spectabile isolate EspeVRDwgs_2016 unplaced genomic scaffold, UIUC_Espe_1.0 scaffold00009714, whole genome shotgun sequence includes the following:
- the LOC116679186 gene encoding serpin A3-5 → MMMMMRMRTAVVLWVLSAVICVASANSVSLVNDANQEFSFSLYRKLAAHADLQGQNIFFSPFCVSTALAALSVGAQGETHRQLFNGLGFTTAPLTQTDVDQAFQTLLQGANNPSQGDASKGTAVFVDNRFKPKPEFLQTLKQSYFTEGFNVDFTKTTESADTINKYVEEKTNGKVDKLVENLDPNTVMYLLSYIYYKGTWATQFDPNLTEQDDFHVDENTKVPVLMMNVETGFRTYQDHELNTMVLVLPFTSSYSMLLMMPDVMATLENGISPDHVSNWMMAEPRRQNVYIPKFSIKTSYNLNDVLSEMGMTDMFSDRANFRGISAEQGLSVSDVVHQATLDVDETGATAAAATGVSVGVTSINDPVKFNRPFMVLITERNAEKILFMGKILNPTV
- the LOC116679185 gene encoding serpin A3-3, with the translated sequence MMMMRTAVVLWVLSAVICVESANSVSLVNDANREFSFSLYRKLAAHADSQGQNILFSPICVSTALAALSVGAQGRTLRQIFNGLGFSNSLTQKDVNQAFKTLLQGANNPFQGDSSEGTAVYLDNRFRPKREFLQTLKQSYYADGFNVDFTKAEQSAETINEYVAEKTNGKIDQLVENLDPSTVMYLISYIYYKGTWATRFDPNLTEQDHFHVDDDTQVPVLMMNMEASFRTYRDLKLKTTILQLPFTGSYSMLLMMPDDMATLEDNISQDLVSKWLKARMETKPRRQNVYIPKFSIKTSYNLNDVLSEMGMTDMFSDRANFRGISEVRGLLVSEVLHQATLDVDETGAEATAVSAARPELTSIGAPVLKFNRPFMVIIIEFNTEKILFMGKIIDPTL